One Tunturibacter gelidoferens genomic region harbors:
- a CDS encoding MFS transporter, translated as MPNLPCEEGAIRSVASAPEKTRGGVWVLAATILGSSMVFIDGTVVNVALPALQTSLNATVTDVQWVVEAYALFLSALLLVAGSLGDLYGRRKIFLVGVVLFAGASAWCGFASDVRALIVARGLQGVGGALLVPGSLALISSSFCAEERGRAIGTWSGFTAITTAVGPVLGGWLIEHLSWRWVFFINLPLAVLVVLISLARVPESRDEGMVQRLDGWGAGLATVGLCGITFALIEAGSGGRRALVAGVVGVAALVVFFVVESRSEAPMLPLGLFRSRTFSGANLMTLFLYAALGGVLFFLPLDLIQVQHYSATQAGGALLPLILLIFVLSRWSGGLIVKYGARLPLIVGPLIAGVGFGLFRRGGVGGSYWSTVFPAVIVLGLGLAVSVAPLTTTVMSSIDQSRAGVASGINNAVSRVAGLLAVAVMGLVFSITFNGRLGRGLDELGVPAAERQSVEAQRAKLAAARSEDVRVQRLIGESFVSAYGVVLWIAVGLSVASALSAALLIEGRPTPARVE; from the coding sequence ATGCCAAATTTACCTTGTGAAGAAGGTGCGATTCGCAGCGTGGCCTCTGCGCCCGAGAAGACGCGGGGCGGGGTGTGGGTGCTCGCAGCTACGATTCTTGGATCGAGCATGGTGTTCATTGATGGGACGGTGGTGAATGTTGCGTTGCCGGCGTTGCAGACCTCTCTAAATGCAACTGTGACTGATGTGCAGTGGGTGGTTGAGGCTTACGCGTTGTTTTTGTCGGCGCTTCTGTTGGTGGCGGGGTCGCTCGGCGATCTTTATGGGCGGCGGAAGATATTTTTGGTTGGGGTCGTGTTGTTTGCAGGGGCCTCGGCCTGGTGCGGGTTTGCTTCCGATGTTCGTGCGCTGATTGTCGCGCGGGGTCTGCAGGGGGTGGGTGGGGCTTTGCTGGTGCCGGGTAGCCTCGCGTTGATCAGCTCATCGTTCTGCGCGGAGGAGAGAGGGAGGGCGATTGGGACCTGGTCGGGCTTTACTGCGATCACCACGGCGGTGGGCCCTGTGTTGGGCGGTTGGTTGATTGAGCATCTCTCTTGGCGTTGGGTGTTCTTTATCAACTTGCCGCTGGCGGTGCTGGTGGTGTTGATTTCGTTGGCGAGGGTGCCGGAGAGTCGCGATGAGGGGATGGTTCAGAGGCTGGATGGTTGGGGGGCTGGTCTGGCTACGGTGGGATTGTGCGGGATTACGTTTGCGTTGATTGAGGCTGGGAGTGGGGGGAGGCGGGCGTTGGTTGCTGGTGTGGTTGGCGTGGCGGCGCTTGTGGTTTTCTTCGTGGTGGAGTCGCGGTCTGAGGCTCCGATGCTGCCGCTGGGTCTGTTTCGATCGCGGACCTTTAGCGGGGCGAATCTGATGACGTTGTTTTTGTATGCGGCGCTGGGTGGGGTGTTGTTCTTTCTTCCTTTGGATCTGATTCAGGTGCAGCACTACTCGGCTACGCAGGCGGGTGGGGCTTTGCTTCCGCTGATTTTGCTGATCTTTGTGCTGTCGCGGTGGTCGGGTGGGTTGATCGTGAAGTATGGGGCGCGGCTGCCGCTCATTGTTGGGCCTTTGATTGCGGGGGTGGGATTTGGATTGTTTCGGCGGGGCGGGGTGGGTGGGTCTTACTGGTCGACGGTGTTTCCGGCGGTGATTGTCCTTGGGCTGGGGCTGGCGGTGAGTGTGGCTCCGTTGACGACTACGGTGATGAGTTCGATCGACCAGAGCCGGGCGGGTGTGGCTTCGGGGATCAATAACGCGGTATCGCGTGTGGCTGGGTTGCTGGCGGTTGCGGTGATGGGGCTGGTGTTTTCGATCACCTTCAACGGGCGGCTGGGGAGGGGGCTGGATGAGCTGGGGGTGCCTGCGGCGGAGCGGCAGAGTGTCGAGGCCCAGAGGGCGAAGCTGGCTGCTGCGAGGAGCGAGGATGTGCGGGTGCAGCGGTTGATCGGGGAGTCGTTTGTCAGTGCTTATGGGGTGGTGTTGTGGATTGCAGTGGGGCTCTCGGTAGCGAGTGCTTTGAGTGCGGCGTTGCTGATTGAAGGCAGGCCGACGCCGGCGCGCGTTGAGTGA
- a CDS encoding beta-ketoacyl-[acyl-carrier-protein] synthase family protein, which yields MNRVVVTGLGCITPIGNTVADFRTSLFAGTTGIAPFPPYPEAPAREAHDKTQGLRFTQTAAVKDFDASQHLDSGILTATDRTVHFAVVAARQAAAESQLTNHYTPDKIAIIVGCACGGRQAEETETAKLYTRDARVHPLTVVRTMASAGASNISIDLKITGPALNISTACSSGAHAIGLAFQMIRSGMIDAAITGGHEAPLTFGFLRAWDSMRVVSPTQCRPFSADRDGMTLGEGAAMFTLETLESALTRNATIYAEIVGTGSSADASHITQPHPDGAAAAMRIALKDANASPDEVGYLSAHGTGTLVNDTTEAAAIHQVFGPLAAKIPVSSTKSLHGHSIGASGALEALATILALKESLLPANTGITQVDPAINLDIILGAPRKASPKLALSNSLAFGGLNAVLAFRPIE from the coding sequence GTGAATCGTGTCGTAGTCACCGGCCTCGGATGCATCACCCCCATCGGCAACACCGTCGCGGACTTCCGCACCTCCCTCTTCGCCGGCACCACCGGCATCGCCCCCTTCCCACCCTACCCGGAAGCACCCGCCCGCGAAGCGCACGACAAGACCCAGGGGCTCCGCTTCACCCAGACCGCCGCCGTCAAAGACTTCGACGCCAGCCAGCACCTCGACTCCGGCATCCTCACTGCCACCGACCGCACCGTACACTTCGCCGTCGTAGCCGCCCGCCAGGCCGCCGCAGAGTCCCAGCTAACCAACCACTACACACCAGACAAGATCGCCATCATCGTAGGCTGCGCCTGCGGTGGCCGACAGGCCGAAGAGACCGAGACCGCCAAGCTCTACACCCGTGACGCCCGCGTCCATCCCCTCACCGTCGTCCGCACCATGGCCTCCGCCGGAGCCAGCAACATCTCCATCGACCTCAAGATCACCGGCCCCGCCCTCAACATCTCCACCGCCTGCTCCTCCGGCGCTCACGCCATCGGCCTCGCCTTCCAGATGATCCGCAGCGGCATGATCGACGCCGCCATCACCGGCGGCCACGAAGCCCCACTTACCTTCGGCTTCCTCCGCGCCTGGGACAGCATGCGCGTCGTCTCCCCCACCCAGTGCCGCCCCTTCTCCGCCGACCGCGACGGCATGACCCTCGGCGAAGGCGCCGCCATGTTTACCCTCGAAACCCTCGAGTCTGCCCTGACCCGCAACGCCACCATCTACGCCGAGATCGTCGGCACCGGCAGCTCCGCCGACGCCAGCCACATCACCCAGCCCCACCCCGACGGCGCCGCCGCCGCCATGCGCATCGCCCTCAAAGACGCCAACGCCTCACCGGACGAGGTCGGCTACCTCAGCGCCCACGGCACCGGCACCCTGGTCAACGACACCACCGAAGCCGCCGCCATCCATCAGGTCTTCGGCCCGCTCGCAGCAAAAATCCCCGTCAGCTCCACCAAATCCCTGCACGGCCACTCCATCGGAGCGAGCGGAGCCCTCGAAGCCCTCGCCACCATCCTCGCCCTCAAGGAAAGTCTCCTCCCCGCCAACACTGGCATCACGCAAGTCGACCCGGCCATCAACCTCGACATCATCCTCGGCGCACCCCGCAAAGCCTCTCCAAAGCTAGCCCTGTCCAACTCCCTGGCCTTCGGAGGCCTGAACGCGGTACTCGCCTTCCGTCCTATCGAATAA